One Glandiceps talaboti chromosome 2, keGlaTala1.1, whole genome shotgun sequence genomic region harbors:
- the LOC144452113 gene encoding uncharacterized protein LOC144452113 — MSADNRDNDESPDQTSASQISVRLASLEKTNITLPGEIQADKLAFYIDNVFTKEECDDFIRRAEEKGLEMAMINIGGGREQLRPEARNNFRCYIDSFEESERIWERVKQFVPKTWIGHKALGLNERLRVLRYDPGEYFGPHWDGVYKRDNGERSYLTLQLYLNEGFQGGSTTFLPLHQSHRPVECVPKIGRVLVFQHDILHEGSKLIHGRKYVIRTDIMFSREIISVFDDDDEKME, encoded by the exons ATGTCAGCAGATAATCGAGATAATGATGAAAGCCCTGACCAAACATCAGCATCACAAATCAGTGTTAGACTGGCTTCACTGGAGAAGACTAATATCACACTACCTGGTGAAATACAGGCAGATAAACTTGCTTTCTACATTGACAATGTCTTTACAAAGGAG GAATGTGATGACTTTATCAGAAGAGCAGAAGAAAAAGGTTTGGAAATGGCAATGATTAACATTGGAGGAGGAAG GGAACAACTGAGGCCAGAGGCTAGAAACAATTTTAGATGTTACATTGATAGTTTTGAAGAAAGTGAAAGAATCTGGGAAAGAGTCAAACAATTTGTACCGAAGACCTGGATTGGACATAAAGCTTTGGGACTGAATGAAAG ACTACGTGTACTACGATATGATCCTGGAGAGTACTTTGGACCTCACTGGGATGGTGTCTACAAAAGAGACAATGGAGAGAGAAGCTATTTAACACTTCAACTCTATCTAAATGAG GGTTTTCAAGGTGGTTCTACAACATTTTTGCCTCTGCATCAATCACATAGACCAGTAGAATGTGTGCCCAAAATAG GTCGTGTCTTGGTCTTCCAACATGATATTCTCCATGAAGGTTCTAAGTTGATCCATGGTAGAAAATATGTAATCAGAACTGATATAATGTTCAGTAGAGAAATAATTAGTGtctttgatgatgatgatgaaaagaTGGAATAA
- the LOC144453694 gene encoding heterogeneous nuclear ribonucleoprotein L-like isoform X1, with protein sequence MATYDGHATKRQRTTTDSDGRGVQSGARDKFEDPHKPPPSPVVHVRGLSDTVIEADLVEAVQHFGPISYVIMMPRKRQALIEFEDIDGAQACVNFAQQNNIIRVGNSPAYFNFSTSQRISRPGGTEDNRNTNHILLVTVINPRYPITTDVVHTICNPFGPVQRIVIFRKNGVQTMVEFDNVDSASRAKASLNGADIYSGCCTLKIEYARPTRLNVYKNDSDTFDYTNPTLGTGGEFATKEKGNALLEEPRGYQMGVQVPPQPQGMGQGYNQYSNQNQMQNMHGQYGQQNQMGGQNQMGNSMMGQMGNQMGGQMGNQMGGHMGNQPKGSPVVMVYGMDADRMNCDKLFNVLCLYGNVVKIKFMKSKPGCAMVQMGDALAVERAITNLNNVVVFDKKMQLGFSKQMMLADQMQPSDLPDGSACFKDFTQSRNNRFSSPEAASKNRIQQPAKVLHFFNAHPDSTDSTVRQQIFIENGVRDPISVKMFTSKSERSASGLVEWENVSDAIEAVICCNHVEMPNPIGGRYPYTFKLCFSSALHAV encoded by the exons ATGGCGACGTATGATGGACACGCCACCAAAAGACAGAGAACTACAACTGATTCCGACGGAAGGGGAGTACAGTCTGGTGCAAGG GACAAGTTTGAAGACCCCCACAAGCCCCCACCATCACCAGTTGTTCATGTAAGAGGATTGTCGGACACAGTTATTGAAGCCGATTTGGTGGAAGCAGTTCAGCATTTTGGACCTATCAG TTATGTGATCATGATGCCAAGGAAAAGGCAAGCCCTCATAGAATTTGAAGATATTGATGGTGCACAAGCATGTGTCAATTTTGCTCAG CAAAATAACATCATAAGGGTTGGCAACTCacctgcatacttcaatttctcCACAAGTCAACGGATTTCACGACCGGG AGGCACTGAGGATAATCGCAACACCAACCATATATTACTGGTAACTGTTATCAACCCAAGATATCCAATTACAACA GATGTGGTACATACCATCTGCAACCCGTTTGGACCTGTACAGCGAATTGTCATCTTCAGAAAGAATGGCGTTCAGACAATGGTAGA ATTTGACAACGTAGACAGTGCTTCCCGTGCCAAGGCTTCATTAAATGGAGCTGATATCTACTCAGGGTGTTGCACACTAAAAATAGAATATGCCAGG CCAACTCGTCTCAATGTGTACAAGAATGACAGTGACACATTTGACTATACTAACCCAACCCTTGGAACCGGCGGTGAGTTTGCaa CTAAAGAGAAAGGCAATGCTTTATTGGAAGAACCCCGGGGCTATCAGATGGGAGTACAAGTACCACCACAACCACAGGGAATGG GCCAGGGTTATAACCAGTATTCAAACCAAAACCAGATGCAAAACATGCATGGTCAGTATGGACAACAGAATCAGATGGGTGGACAAAACCAAATGGGAAATTCAATGATGGGACAAATGGGTAATCAGATGGGTGGTCAGATGGGTAACCAGATGGGAGGCCACATGGGAAATCAACCAAAGGGTAGTCCAGTGGTTATGGTGTATGGCATGGATGCTGACAGAATGAATTGTGACAAATTATTCAATGTCTTGTGTCTGTATGGCAATGTGGTCAAG ATTAAGTTTATGAAGAGCAAACCAGGCTGTGCCATGGTACAGATGGGAGATGCCTTGGCTGTGGAGAGAGCTATAACCAATCTGAACAATGTAGTTGTGTTTGATAAGAAGATGCAGCTTGG ATTTTCCAAGCAGATGATGTTGGCTGATCAAATGCAACCCAGTGACCTGCCTGATGGCTCAGCATGCTTCAAAGATTTTACACAGTCTAGAAACAACAGATTCTCATCACCAGAAGCTGCTTCTAAGAAT CGTATTCAACAACCTGCCAAGGTTTTGCATTTCTTTAATGCCCACCCTGACAGCACTGACAGCACCGTTCGACAG CAGATTTTCATTGAGAATGGAGTGAGAGACCCTATCAGTGTCAAGATGTTTACATCTAAGA gTGAAAGAAGTGCATCTGGTCTTGTTGAGTGGGAAAATGTGTCTGATGCTATTGAGGCTGTTATATGTTGTAATCACGTGGAAATGCCAAATCCAA TAGGTGGAAGATACCCGTACACCTTCAAGTTATGTTTTTCATCTGCGTTACATGCAGTATGA
- the LOC144453694 gene encoding heterogeneous nuclear ribonucleoprotein L-like isoform X2: MATYDGHATKRQRTTTDSDGRGVQSGARDKFEDPHKPPPSPVVHVRGLSDTVIEADLVEAVQHFGPISYVIMMPRKRQALIEFEDIDGAQACVNFAQQNNIIRVGNSPAYFNFSTSQRISRPGGTEDNRNTNHILLVTVINPRYPITTDVVHTICNPFGPVQRIVIFRKNGVQTMVEFDNVDSASRAKASLNGADIYSGCCTLKIEYARPTRLNVYKNDSDTFDYTNPTLGTGGEFATKEKGNALLEEPRGYQMGVQVPPQPQGMGQGYNQYSNQNQMQNMHGQYGQQNQMGGQNQMGNSMMGQMGNQMGGQMGNQMGGHMGNQPKGSPVVMVYGMDADRMNCDKLFNVLCLYGNVVKIKFMKSKPGCAMVQMGDALAVERAITNLNNVVVFDKKMQLGFSKQMMLADQMQPSDLPDGSACFKDFTQSRNNRFSSPEAASKNRIQQPAKVLHFFNAHPDSTDSTVRQQIFIENGVRDPISVKMFTSKSERSASGLVEWENVSDAIEAVICCNHVEMPNPSGRYPYTFKLCFSSALHAV; the protein is encoded by the exons ATGGCGACGTATGATGGACACGCCACCAAAAGACAGAGAACTACAACTGATTCCGACGGAAGGGGAGTACAGTCTGGTGCAAGG GACAAGTTTGAAGACCCCCACAAGCCCCCACCATCACCAGTTGTTCATGTAAGAGGATTGTCGGACACAGTTATTGAAGCCGATTTGGTGGAAGCAGTTCAGCATTTTGGACCTATCAG TTATGTGATCATGATGCCAAGGAAAAGGCAAGCCCTCATAGAATTTGAAGATATTGATGGTGCACAAGCATGTGTCAATTTTGCTCAG CAAAATAACATCATAAGGGTTGGCAACTCacctgcatacttcaatttctcCACAAGTCAACGGATTTCACGACCGGG AGGCACTGAGGATAATCGCAACACCAACCATATATTACTGGTAACTGTTATCAACCCAAGATATCCAATTACAACA GATGTGGTACATACCATCTGCAACCCGTTTGGACCTGTACAGCGAATTGTCATCTTCAGAAAGAATGGCGTTCAGACAATGGTAGA ATTTGACAACGTAGACAGTGCTTCCCGTGCCAAGGCTTCATTAAATGGAGCTGATATCTACTCAGGGTGTTGCACACTAAAAATAGAATATGCCAGG CCAACTCGTCTCAATGTGTACAAGAATGACAGTGACACATTTGACTATACTAACCCAACCCTTGGAACCGGCGGTGAGTTTGCaa CTAAAGAGAAAGGCAATGCTTTATTGGAAGAACCCCGGGGCTATCAGATGGGAGTACAAGTACCACCACAACCACAGGGAATGG GCCAGGGTTATAACCAGTATTCAAACCAAAACCAGATGCAAAACATGCATGGTCAGTATGGACAACAGAATCAGATGGGTGGACAAAACCAAATGGGAAATTCAATGATGGGACAAATGGGTAATCAGATGGGTGGTCAGATGGGTAACCAGATGGGAGGCCACATGGGAAATCAACCAAAGGGTAGTCCAGTGGTTATGGTGTATGGCATGGATGCTGACAGAATGAATTGTGACAAATTATTCAATGTCTTGTGTCTGTATGGCAATGTGGTCAAG ATTAAGTTTATGAAGAGCAAACCAGGCTGTGCCATGGTACAGATGGGAGATGCCTTGGCTGTGGAGAGAGCTATAACCAATCTGAACAATGTAGTTGTGTTTGATAAGAAGATGCAGCTTGG ATTTTCCAAGCAGATGATGTTGGCTGATCAAATGCAACCCAGTGACCTGCCTGATGGCTCAGCATGCTTCAAAGATTTTACACAGTCTAGAAACAACAGATTCTCATCACCAGAAGCTGCTTCTAAGAAT CGTATTCAACAACCTGCCAAGGTTTTGCATTTCTTTAATGCCCACCCTGACAGCACTGACAGCACCGTTCGACAG CAGATTTTCATTGAGAATGGAGTGAGAGACCCTATCAGTGTCAAGATGTTTACATCTAAGA gTGAAAGAAGTGCATCTGGTCTTGTTGAGTGGGAAAATGTGTCTGATGCTATTGAGGCTGTTATATGTTGTAATCACGTGGAAATGCCAAATCCAA GTGGAAGATACCCGTACACCTTCAAGTTATGTTTTTCATCTGCGTTACATGCAGTATGA
- the LOC144453694 gene encoding heterogeneous nuclear ribonucleoprotein L-like isoform X3 — MATYDGHATKRQRTTTDSDGRGVQSGARDKFEDPHKPPPSPVVHVRGLSDTVIEADLVEAVQHFGPISYVIMMPRKRQALIEFEDIDGAQACVNFAQQNNIIRVGNSPAYFNFSTSQRISRPGGTEDNRNTNHILLVTVINPRYPITTDVVHTICNPFGPVQRIVIFRKNGVQTMVEFDNVDSASRAKASLNGADIYSGCCTLKIEYARPTRLNVYKNDSDTFDYTNPTLGTGGEFATKEKGNALLEEPRGYQMGVQVPPQPQGMGQGYNQYSNQNQMQNMHGQYGQQNQMGGQNQMGNSMMGQMGNQMGGQMGNQMGGHMGNQPKGSPVVMVYGMDADRMNCDKLFNVLCLYGNVVKIKFMKSKPGCAMVQMGDALAVERAITNLNNVVVFDKKMQLGFSKQMMLADQMQPSDLPDGSACFKDFTQSRNNRFSSPEAASKNRIQQPAKVLHFFNAHPDSTDSTVRQIFIENGVRDPISVKMFTSKSERSASGLVEWENVSDAIEAVICCNHVEMPNPIGGRYPYTFKLCFSSALHAV, encoded by the exons ATGGCGACGTATGATGGACACGCCACCAAAAGACAGAGAACTACAACTGATTCCGACGGAAGGGGAGTACAGTCTGGTGCAAGG GACAAGTTTGAAGACCCCCACAAGCCCCCACCATCACCAGTTGTTCATGTAAGAGGATTGTCGGACACAGTTATTGAAGCCGATTTGGTGGAAGCAGTTCAGCATTTTGGACCTATCAG TTATGTGATCATGATGCCAAGGAAAAGGCAAGCCCTCATAGAATTTGAAGATATTGATGGTGCACAAGCATGTGTCAATTTTGCTCAG CAAAATAACATCATAAGGGTTGGCAACTCacctgcatacttcaatttctcCACAAGTCAACGGATTTCACGACCGGG AGGCACTGAGGATAATCGCAACACCAACCATATATTACTGGTAACTGTTATCAACCCAAGATATCCAATTACAACA GATGTGGTACATACCATCTGCAACCCGTTTGGACCTGTACAGCGAATTGTCATCTTCAGAAAGAATGGCGTTCAGACAATGGTAGA ATTTGACAACGTAGACAGTGCTTCCCGTGCCAAGGCTTCATTAAATGGAGCTGATATCTACTCAGGGTGTTGCACACTAAAAATAGAATATGCCAGG CCAACTCGTCTCAATGTGTACAAGAATGACAGTGACACATTTGACTATACTAACCCAACCCTTGGAACCGGCGGTGAGTTTGCaa CTAAAGAGAAAGGCAATGCTTTATTGGAAGAACCCCGGGGCTATCAGATGGGAGTACAAGTACCACCACAACCACAGGGAATGG GCCAGGGTTATAACCAGTATTCAAACCAAAACCAGATGCAAAACATGCATGGTCAGTATGGACAACAGAATCAGATGGGTGGACAAAACCAAATGGGAAATTCAATGATGGGACAAATGGGTAATCAGATGGGTGGTCAGATGGGTAACCAGATGGGAGGCCACATGGGAAATCAACCAAAGGGTAGTCCAGTGGTTATGGTGTATGGCATGGATGCTGACAGAATGAATTGTGACAAATTATTCAATGTCTTGTGTCTGTATGGCAATGTGGTCAAG ATTAAGTTTATGAAGAGCAAACCAGGCTGTGCCATGGTACAGATGGGAGATGCCTTGGCTGTGGAGAGAGCTATAACCAATCTGAACAATGTAGTTGTGTTTGATAAGAAGATGCAGCTTGG ATTTTCCAAGCAGATGATGTTGGCTGATCAAATGCAACCCAGTGACCTGCCTGATGGCTCAGCATGCTTCAAAGATTTTACACAGTCTAGAAACAACAGATTCTCATCACCAGAAGCTGCTTCTAAGAAT CGTATTCAACAACCTGCCAAGGTTTTGCATTTCTTTAATGCCCACCCTGACAGCACTGACAGCACCGTTCGACAG ATTTTCATTGAGAATGGAGTGAGAGACCCTATCAGTGTCAAGATGTTTACATCTAAGA gTGAAAGAAGTGCATCTGGTCTTGTTGAGTGGGAAAATGTGTCTGATGCTATTGAGGCTGTTATATGTTGTAATCACGTGGAAATGCCAAATCCAA TAGGTGGAAGATACCCGTACACCTTCAAGTTATGTTTTTCATCTGCGTTACATGCAGTATGA